A single Blastopirellula retiformator DNA region contains:
- a CDS encoding lactonase family protein, which yields MRIATLLLLLLVATSASAKSFVFVSNGGDKTISIFAMDEEKGDLTLVKTLQLEAAPGPMALSPDQKFAYVSASRPDCLLSFATNAETGDLTQIESVPLEATSCFVFCDPNGKWLINAYYGAGQVTVHPVEGGDIGDLAQTCPTAKNAHCLRTDPSGKFGFVPHTGPNKVFQFRWDPAQGKLTASDPPAVEAPEGAGPRHIQFHPTLPICFTSDEYGDSITSFDFDPAKGTLTPRQTVSTLPADYTAGGSNTCADIEVTADGKFAFVSNRGHHSIARFAISDDGQLTALGQTPTENFPRSFNLSPSQKFLYSAGQRGDQMAAYRFYKTSGDLIPLAVYKTGKTPSWVQVVTFDD from the coding sequence ATGCGAATTGCGACGCTCTTGTTACTGTTGTTGGTCGCCACGTCGGCTTCGGCCAAGTCGTTCGTTTTTGTATCCAACGGCGGCGATAAGACGATCTCGATCTTTGCGATGGATGAGGAAAAGGGAGACCTGACGCTGGTCAAAACGTTGCAGCTTGAGGCCGCGCCCGGTCCGATGGCGCTCTCCCCCGATCAAAAGTTCGCCTACGTGTCGGCCTCGCGCCCCGATTGTTTGCTCAGCTTTGCGACCAATGCCGAGACCGGCGATCTGACGCAAATCGAATCGGTCCCGCTCGAAGCGACCAGTTGCTTCGTCTTCTGCGATCCTAATGGCAAATGGTTGATCAACGCCTACTATGGCGCCGGCCAAGTGACGGTTCACCCGGTCGAAGGCGGCGATATTGGCGACCTGGCGCAGACTTGCCCCACGGCGAAAAACGCCCATTGCCTGCGAACCGACCCGTCGGGCAAGTTTGGCTTCGTGCCGCACACCGGCCCGAACAAGGTCTTCCAGTTCCGCTGGGATCCGGCCCAAGGCAAGCTGACCGCCAGCGATCCGCCGGCGGTCGAAGCGCCGGAAGGCGCCGGTCCGCGGCACATTCAATTCCACCCGACGTTGCCGATCTGCTTCACGTCGGACGAGTATGGCGACAGCATCACGTCGTTCGACTTTGACCCGGCAAAAGGAACGCTGACGCCGCGGCAAACGGTTTCGACGCTGCCTGCCGACTATACTGCCGGCGGCAGCAACACCTGCGCCGATATCGAAGTGACGGCCGACGGCAAGTTCGCCTTCGTTAGCAATCGCGGGCACCACTCGATCGCCCGGTTTGCGATTAGCGACGATGGTCAACTGACGGCGCTTGGTCAAACGCCGACCGAAAACTTTCCCCGATCGTTCAACTTGAGCCCCAGCCAGAAGTTTCTTTACTCGGCTGGCCAAAGAGGCGACCAAATGGCCGCCTATCGTTTCTATAAAACCAGTGGCGACCTGATTCCGCTGGCGGTCTACAAGACCGGCAAAACCCCCAGTTGGGTGCAGGTCGTCACCTTCGACGACTAG